The following proteins come from a genomic window of Megalobrama amblycephala isolate DHTTF-2021 linkage group LG1, ASM1881202v1, whole genome shotgun sequence:
- the LOC125280736 gene encoding gastrula zinc finger protein XlCGF52.1-like — translation MEVKEESEELSVDHVKPGEKYLLHSMTEKPFLKKNKSFTCTQCGKSFTNNRSLEIHLRVHTGEKPFTCDQCGKSFTQKTNHDQHVKIHTGEKPHTCDKCGKSFTLSANLKEHLKSHTGEKPHACDQCGKNFKKKHHLEVHIRVHTGEKPFTCDLCGKSFTQSSQLQNHMRVHTGEKPFTCDQCGKSFTRSEHLRGHMRIHTGEKPFTCDQCEKTFVVASSLKKHLRVHTKEKPHSCFVCGKSFSLLHNLRTHQKIHTEVRDHVCFECGKTFSYESVLKLHQRIHTGEKPYKCSHCDKRFNHSTDLKAHERIHTGEKPYKCSYCNKRFRQSTDLKRHERIHTGEKPYKCSHCDKRFIYSSYLKTHESFHSEEKPHMCDQCEKSFSIKSHLKRHMKIHAVEKPHDHSLKSQTTRKHLEGDDREIQ, via the exons atggaagtgaaggaggaaagtgaagaactgagtgttGATCATGTTAAACCTGGagaaaaatatttgttgcaCTCAATGACTGAAAAgccatttttaaagaaaaataaatctttcacctgcactcagtgtggaaagagtttcacaaacAATCGTAGTCTTGAGATTCACCTCAGAGTTCACAcgggagagaagccgttcacatgtgatcagtgtggaaagagcttcacaCAAAAAACTAATCATGATCAACATGTGAAaatccacaccggagagaagccacacacatgtgataaatgtgggaagagcttcacgCTGTCAGCAAACCTTAAAGAACACTTGAAGagccacaccggagagaagccgcacgcatgtgatcagtgtggaaagaacttcaaaaaaaaacatcatcttGAGGTTCACATtagagttcatacaggagagaagccatttACATGTGATCTGTGCGGGAAGAGCTTCACACAATCATCACAGCTTCAGaaccacatgagagttcacactggagagaagccgttcacgtgtgatcaatgtgggaagagtttcacccGATCGGAACACCTTAGAggacacatgaggatccacaccggagagaagccgttcacgtgtgatcagtgtgaaaaaacatttgttGTGGCATCCTCCCTAAAGAAACACCTTAgagttcatacaaaggagaaaccacattcatgttttgtatgtggaaagagtttttcactgctTCACAATTTACGTACACATCAGAAAATTCACACTGAAGTAAGAGATCatgtgtgctttgagtgtggGAAGACTTTTTCTTATGAGAGTGTTTTAAAactgcaccagagaattcacactggcgaaaaaccttacaagtgttcacactgtgacaagagattcaatcaTTCGACAGATCTAAAagcacatgagaggatccacactggagagaaaccttacaagtgttcatatTGCAACAAGAGATTCAGGCAGTCAACAGAtctgaaaagacatgagaggatccacactggagaaaaaccttacaagtgttcacactgtgacaagagattcattTATTCATCATATTTGAAAACACACGAGAGTTTCCATAGTGAAGAGAAGCCGCACatgtgtgatcagtgtgaaaagagtttctctattaaaagtcacctgaagcgacacatgaagatccatgcagtggagaaaccacatgacCACAGTTTGAAATCACA AACCACCAGAAAACATCTGGAAGGAGATGACCGAGAGATCCAGTGA